Proteins encoded within one genomic window of Oncorhynchus mykiss isolate Arlee chromosome 27, USDA_OmykA_1.1, whole genome shotgun sequence:
- the LOC118944640 gene encoding olfactory receptor 4N5-like — protein MENSTQVNLFYLFGLQETFNNKSIYFILSLITYLLIITVNLTLIITVIQEKGLHEPMYIFLCSLCVNGLYGTAGFYPKLLLDLQSDVQVISYGGCFTQAYVIYTSVMCEISTLTVMSYDRYVAICRPLLYHTIVTSLTVRKLLLFSWCYPLFISLIALSLTVRLPLCGSRIDKIFCDNPSILKHVIAAVLVNPSRI, from the coding sequence ATGGAGAACTCAACCCAAGTCAATTTATTTTATCTTTTTGGCTTACAAGAGAcatttaacaacaaatcaatatattttaTCTTGTCTCTTATCACATACCTTCTCATCATCACTGTGAATCTGACTCTGATCATAACAGTCATTCAGGAGAAAGGTCTCCATGAGCCCATGTATATCTTTCTGTGTAGTCTATGTGTCAATGGATTGTATGGAACTGCTGGTTTCTACCCCAAGTTGTTACTGGACCTTCAGTCAGATGTTCAGGTGATATCTTATGGTGGATGTTTCACTCAAGCCTATGTCATATACACATCTGTCATGTGTGAAATTTCTACTCTAACGGTGATGTCTTACGACAGGTATGTGGCAATATGTAGACCACTACTATATCATACCATTGTGACATCTTTAACTGTTAGAAAGTTACTCTTATTTTCTTGGTGTTATCCTTTATTTATATCACTAATAGCACTTAGTTTAACAGTCAGACTTCCTTTGTGTGGATCTCGCATTGATAAGATCTTCTGTGACAATCCATCTATACTGAAACAT